The following are encoded in a window of Carya illinoinensis cultivar Pawnee chromosome 15, C.illinoinensisPawnee_v1, whole genome shotgun sequence genomic DNA:
- the LOC122296266 gene encoding 60S ribosomal protein L3-like — translation MSHRKFEHPRHGSLGFLPRKRAARHRGKVKAFPKDDPTKLCRLTAFLGYKAGMTHIVREVEKPGSKLHKKETCEAVTVIETPPMVVVGVVGYVRTPRGLRTLNTVWAQHLSEDVKRRFYKNWCKSKKKAFTKYSKQYESEEGKKNIQSQLEKMKKYATVIRVLAHTQIRKMKGLKQKKAHLMEIQVNGGTVAQKVDYAYGFFEKQVPVDTVFQKDEMIDIIGVTKGKGYEGVVTRWGVTRLPRKTHRGLRKVACIGAWHPARVSFTVARAGQNGYHHRTEMNKKIYKLGKNGQESHAALTEFDRTEKDVTPMGGFPHYGIVKDDYLMIKGCCVGPKKRVVTLRQSLLKQTSRLALEEIKLKFIDTSSKFGHGRFQTTQEKQKFYGRVKA, via the exons ATGTCGCACAGGAAGTTTGAGCACCCTAGGCACGGGTCCCTTGGGTTTCTTCCAAGGAAGCGAGCTGCTCGTCACAGGGGAAAGG TGAAGGCTTTTCCTAAGGATGACCCAACCAAGCTATGCAGACTTACTGCATTTTTGGGCTACAAGGCTGGGATGACTCACATTGTCAGGGAGGTTGAAAAACCTGGATCAA aactTCACAAGAAGGAGACTTGTGAGGCTGTTACCGTTATTGAGACTCCTCCTATGGTTGTTGTTGGAGTTGTGGGCTATGTGAGGACACCACGTGGACTTCGCACGTTGAACACTGTTTGGGCTCAGCATTTGAGTGAAGACGTGAAGCGGAGGTTctacaagaattggtgcaaatCCAAGAAGAAGGCTTTCACAAAATACTCAAAGCAGTATGAATCTGAAGAAGGGAAGAAAAATATCCAATCACAGctggagaaaatgaaaaaatatgctACTGTTATTCGTGTTTTGGCTCACACTCAG ATTAGGAAAATGAAGGGATTGAAGCAGAAGAAAGCACACCTGATGGAGATCCAGGTCAACGGAGGAACTGTGGCTCAGAAAGTGGACTATGCATACGGTTTCTTTGAGAAACAGGTTCCTGTGGACACTGTTTTCCAGAAGGATGAGATGATTGACATCATTGGTGTGACGAAGGGTAAAGGTTATGAAGGTGTTGTCACTCGTTGGGGTGTCACCCGCCTTCCCCGGAAGACTCATAGGGGTCTAAGGAAGGTGGCATGTATTGGTGCTTGGCATCCTGCTAGAGTCTCATTCACAGTTGCAAGGGCTGGTCAGAATGGATACCACCACCGTACTGAGATGAACAAGAAGATCTACAAGCTTGGCAAGAATGGGCAGGAGTCACATGCTGCTCTCACTGAGTTTGACAG GACTGAGAAGGACGTTACTCCAATGGGTGGCTTCCCTCATTATGGTATAGTGAAGGATGATTACCTCATGATCAAGGGATGCTGTGTTGGTCCAAAGAAGAGGGTCGTTACGCTTCGCCAGTCTCTGCTCAAGCAAACATCGCGTCTTGCTCTTGAGGAGATCAAGCTCAAGTTCATCGACACTTCCTCAAAGTTTGGGCATGGCCGATTCCAGACAACTCAAGAGAAACAGAAGTTTTATGGACGGGTCAAGGCATAA
- the LOC122295436 gene encoding cellulose synthase A catalytic subunit 2 [UDP-forming]-like isoform X1 codes for MDTKGRLVAGSYNRNEFVLINADEVARVTSTKELSRQICQICGDEIEITVDGEPFVACNECAFPVCRTCYEYERGEGNQVCPHCKMRYKRIKGSARVEGDEEEDDTDDLENEFDIGGNAHQIAVSMHSTHLNVGRGSQVNGSAIATLLEQDSASVSPDISLQTHREKDAGISSDKHTLIIPPYMSRAKRVHPMLVSESASFQPRPMDPNKDLAVYGYGTVAWKERMEEWKKKQDEKLHVVKRQGGGGGGNNAGEVLDDPDLPMMDEGRQPLSRKLSIPSSKINPYRMIILLRIVILGFFFQYRITHPVNDAYGLWLTSVICEIWFAVSWILDQFPKWSPIMRETYLDRLSLRYEKEGKPSELANIDIFVGTVDPMKEPPLITANTVLSILAVDYPVDKITCYVSDDGAAMLTFEALSETSEFARKWVPFCKRFNIEPRAPEWYFYQKVDYLKDKLNPTFIRERRAMKREYEEFKVRINGLVTVAQKVPEEGWTMQDGTPWPGNNVRDHPGMIQVFLGQNGVLDIEGNELPRLIYVSREKRPGFDHHKKAGAMNALVRVSAIISNAPYLLNVDCDHYINNSKALREAMCFLMDPTSGKKICYVQFPQKFDGIDWHDRYSNRNVVFFDIDMKGLDGIQGPIYVGTGCVFNRLALYGYDAPMKKKPPGKTCNCWPKSCCFCHGSRKKNKKKKSDDKKQLKNREASSQMHALENIEKGIEGIDNEKSSLMPLMKFDKKFGQSPVFIASTLMEDREVPNGASSASLLKEAIHVISCSYEDKTEWGKEVGWIYGSVTEDVLTGFKMHCHGWRSVYCMPKRPAFKGSAPINLSDRLHQVLGWALGSVEIFFSRHCPIWYGYGCGLKGLERFSYINLVVYPLTSIPLLAYCTLPAICLFTGKFIIPEISNYASLVFMALFVSIAATGILEMQWGGVSIHDWWRNEQFWVIGSVSSHLFALFQGLLKVLAGVNTNHTVTSKAADDGEFFELYLFKWTSLLIPPMSLLIINIIGVVVGVSDVINNGYDSWGPLFGKLFFALWVIIHLYPFLKGLMGKQDRVPTIVVVWAILLASIFSLLWVRINPFLSKGDIVLEVCGLDCD; via the exons ATGGATACCAAAGGAAGACTTGTTGCGGGTTCTTACAACAGAAATGAGTTTGTTCTTATCAATGCTGATGAGGTTGCCCGA GTGACATCAACTAAAGAATTGAGTAGGCAAATTTGCCAGATATGTGGGGATGAGATAGAGATCACAGTTGATGGGGAGCCATTTGTCGCTTGCAACGAATGTGCCTTCCCTGTGTGCAGAACTTGCTATGAGTATGAAAGAGGAGAAGGCAATCAGGTCTGCCCTCACTGCAAAATGAGATACAAGCGCATAAAAG GGAGTGCTAGAGTTGAAGGCGATGAAGAAGAGGATGACACTGATGATTTGGAGAACGAATTTGACATTGGAGGCAATGCTCACCAAATTGCAGTTTCCATGCACTCTACTCATCTTAATGTCGGCCGAGGTTCCCAAGTCAATGGATCAGCGATTGCCACACTATTAGAGCAGGATTCTGCCTCTGTTTCTCCAGATATCTCTCTCCAGACCCATCGTGAAAAG GATGCTGGAATATCATCTGATAAGCATACTCTTATTATTCCCCCTTATATGAGTCGTGCAAAGCGGGTCCATCCAATGCTAGTTTCTGAATCTGCTTCCT TTCAACCCAGACCTATGGATCCCAATAAAGACTTAGCCGTATATGGATATGGGACTGTTGCATGGAAAGAGCGTATGGAAGAGTGGAAAAAGAAGCAGGATGAAAAACTTCATGTGGTTAAGCGCCAaggaggaggtggtggtggaaacaaTGCTGGAGAAGTGTTGGATGATCCTGATTTGCCCAT gaTGGATGAAGGCAGGCAGCCACTTTCAAGGAAATTATCAATTCCTTCAAGCAAGATAAATCCATACCGAATGATAATTCTTCTCCGAATTGTGATTCTTGGCTTCTTTTTCCAGTATAGAATTACCCATCCAGTCAATGATGCATATGGATTGTGGTTAACATCAGTGATTTGTGAAATATGGTTTGCTGTATCTTGGATATTGGATCAGTTTCCGAAATGGTCTCCGATTATGCGAGAGACATACCTTGATCGATTGTCCCTGAG GTATgagaaagaaggaaagccaTCCGAATTGGCTAATATAGACATATTTGTAGGTACGGTAGATCCGATGAAAGAACCACCACTTATCACTGCAAATACGGTTTTGTCCATCCTTGCTGTAGACTATCCGGTTGACAAAATTACATGCTATGTCTCGGATGATGGTGCTGCCATGCTTACTTTTGAAGCCCTCTCTGAGACATCAGAGTTTGCACGTAAGTGGGTCCCATTCTGTAAGAGGTTCAACATTGAGCCACGAGCCCCAGAATGGTATTTTTATCAGAAAGTTGActatttgaaagataaattgaaTCCAACATTTATAAGAGAACGGCGTGCAATGAAG AGAGAATATGAAGAGTTTAAAGTTCGGATTAATGGGTTGGTAACCGTGGCACAAAAGGTTCCTGAGGAGGGGTGGACAATGCAGGATGGGACTCCATGGCCTGGGAACAATGTCAGGGATCATCCTGGAATGATCCAG GTTTTCCTTGGTCAAAATGGTGTTCTTGATATAGAAGGAAATGAATTACCTCGCTTGATTTATGTATCTCGTGAGAAGAGACCAGGATTTGATCACCACAAAAAGGCTGGGGCCATGAATGCTTTG GTAAGGGTCTCAGCAATTATATCAAATGCTCCTTACCTCTTGAATGTCGATTGTGATCACTATATAAACAACAGTAAGGCACTTCGTGAAGCTATGTGCTTCTTGATGGATCCTACATCTGGAAAGAAAATCTGTTATGTACAATTTCCTCAAAAATTTGATGGGATTGATTGGCATGATAGATACTCCAATCGGAACGTTGTATTCTTTGAT ATCGATATGAAAGGATTAGATGGGATCCAAGGACCAATTTATGTTGGAACTGGGTGTGTTTTCAATAGGCTGGCACTCTATGGATATGATGCGCCAATGAAGAAGAAACCTCCTGGGAAGACATGTAATTGTTGGCCAAAATCGTGCTGCTTCTGCCATGGATCtagaaagaagaacaagaaaaagaagtccGATGACAAAAAGCAGTTGAAAAACAGGGAGGCTTCAAGTCAGATGCATGCACTAGAGAATATTGAGAAGGGAATTGAAG GAATAGATAATGAAAAATCATCCCTAATGCCCCtaatgaaatttgataaaaaatttggACAATCGCCTGTCTTCATAGCTTCTACACTAATGGAAGATAGAGAGGTTCCAAATGGAGCAAGTTCTGCATCTCTATTGAAAGAAGCAATCCATGTCATTAGTTGTAGTTATGAAGATAAAACAGAATGGGGAAAAGAG GTTGGGTGGATATATGGCTCTGTTACCGAGGATGTACTAACAGGCTTCAAGATGCACTGCCATGGCTGGAGATCAGTGTATTGCATGCCAAAAAGGCCTGCATTTAAGGGTTCAGCTCCTATAAACCTTTCAGATCGACTACACCAAGTTCTGGGGTGGGCCCTGGGATCCGTTGAGATTTTCTTCAGCAGACATTGTCCGATATGGTATGGATATGGGTGCGGCTTGAAAGGGTTGGAGCGCTTTTCTTATATCAATTTAGTTGTTTATCCTTTGACATCAATTCCTTTGCTTGCTTATTGTACCTTGCCGGCTATCTGCCTCTTTACTGGAAAGTTCATCATTCCGGAG aTAAGCAACTATGCTAGTCTTGTTTTCATGGCCCTCTTCGTATCCATAGCTGCAACTGGTATCCTTGAGATGCAGTGGGGAGGAGTCAGCATACACGACTGGTGGAGGAATGAACAATTCTGGGTTATTGGCAGTGTCTCATCACACCTATTTGCTCTTTTCCAAGGCTTGCTTAAGGTTTTGGCTGGGGTTAACACAAACCACACCGTTACATCTAAAGCTGCAGACGATGGAGAGTTTTTTGAACTCTACCTCTTCAAGTGGACATCTTTGTTGATCCCTCCAATGTCCTTGCTGATCATAAACATAATCGGAGTTGTAGTTGGGGTCTCAGATGTCATCAATAATGGTTATGATTCATGGGGTCCACTCTTTGGTAAACTGTTTTTTGCACTATGGGTCATTATCCATCTTTACCCATTTCTTAAGGGGCTGATGGGGAAACAGGACAGGGTTCCCACCATTGTTGTGGTCTGGGCAATCCTCCTAGCATCAATCTTCTCCCTTTTATGGGTCCGAATCAACCCGTTTCTGTCAAAAGGCGATATTGTACTAGAAGTTTGTGGTTTGGATTGTGACTAA
- the LOC122295436 gene encoding cellulose synthase A catalytic subunit 2 [UDP-forming]-like isoform X2, which translates to MDTKGRLVAGSYNRNEFVLINADEVARVTSTKELSRQICQICGDEIEITVDGEPFVACNECAFPVCRTCYEYERGEGNQVCPHCKMRYKRIKGSARVEGDEEEDDTDDLENEFDIGGNAHQIAVSMHSTHLNVGRGSQVNGSAIATLLEQDSASVSPDISLQTHREKDAGISSDKHTLIIPPYMSRAKRVHPMLVSESASFQPRPMDPNKDLAVYGYGTVAWKERMEEWKKKQDEKLHVVKRQGGGGGGNNAGEVLDDPDLPMMDEGRQPLSRKLSIPSSKINPYRMIILLRIVILGFFFQYRITHPVNDAYGLWLTSVICEIWFAVSWILDQFPKWSPIMRETYLDRLSLRYEKEGKPSELANIDIFVGTVDPMKEPPLITANTVLSILAVDYPVDKITCYVSDDGAAMLTFEALSETSEFARKWVPFCKRFNIEPRAPEWYFYQKVDYLKDKLNPTFIRERRAMKREYEEFKVRINGLVTVAQKVPEEGWTMQDGTPWPGNNVRDHPGMIQVFLGQNGVLDIEGNELPRLIYVSREKRPGFDHHKKAGAMNALIDMKGLDGIQGPIYVGTGCVFNRLALYGYDAPMKKKPPGKTCNCWPKSCCFCHGSRKKNKKKKSDDKKQLKNREASSQMHALENIEKGIEGIDNEKSSLMPLMKFDKKFGQSPVFIASTLMEDREVPNGASSASLLKEAIHVISCSYEDKTEWGKEVGWIYGSVTEDVLTGFKMHCHGWRSVYCMPKRPAFKGSAPINLSDRLHQVLGWALGSVEIFFSRHCPIWYGYGCGLKGLERFSYINLVVYPLTSIPLLAYCTLPAICLFTGKFIIPEISNYASLVFMALFVSIAATGILEMQWGGVSIHDWWRNEQFWVIGSVSSHLFALFQGLLKVLAGVNTNHTVTSKAADDGEFFELYLFKWTSLLIPPMSLLIINIIGVVVGVSDVINNGYDSWGPLFGKLFFALWVIIHLYPFLKGLMGKQDRVPTIVVVWAILLASIFSLLWVRINPFLSKGDIVLEVCGLDCD; encoded by the exons ATGGATACCAAAGGAAGACTTGTTGCGGGTTCTTACAACAGAAATGAGTTTGTTCTTATCAATGCTGATGAGGTTGCCCGA GTGACATCAACTAAAGAATTGAGTAGGCAAATTTGCCAGATATGTGGGGATGAGATAGAGATCACAGTTGATGGGGAGCCATTTGTCGCTTGCAACGAATGTGCCTTCCCTGTGTGCAGAACTTGCTATGAGTATGAAAGAGGAGAAGGCAATCAGGTCTGCCCTCACTGCAAAATGAGATACAAGCGCATAAAAG GGAGTGCTAGAGTTGAAGGCGATGAAGAAGAGGATGACACTGATGATTTGGAGAACGAATTTGACATTGGAGGCAATGCTCACCAAATTGCAGTTTCCATGCACTCTACTCATCTTAATGTCGGCCGAGGTTCCCAAGTCAATGGATCAGCGATTGCCACACTATTAGAGCAGGATTCTGCCTCTGTTTCTCCAGATATCTCTCTCCAGACCCATCGTGAAAAG GATGCTGGAATATCATCTGATAAGCATACTCTTATTATTCCCCCTTATATGAGTCGTGCAAAGCGGGTCCATCCAATGCTAGTTTCTGAATCTGCTTCCT TTCAACCCAGACCTATGGATCCCAATAAAGACTTAGCCGTATATGGATATGGGACTGTTGCATGGAAAGAGCGTATGGAAGAGTGGAAAAAGAAGCAGGATGAAAAACTTCATGTGGTTAAGCGCCAaggaggaggtggtggtggaaacaaTGCTGGAGAAGTGTTGGATGATCCTGATTTGCCCAT gaTGGATGAAGGCAGGCAGCCACTTTCAAGGAAATTATCAATTCCTTCAAGCAAGATAAATCCATACCGAATGATAATTCTTCTCCGAATTGTGATTCTTGGCTTCTTTTTCCAGTATAGAATTACCCATCCAGTCAATGATGCATATGGATTGTGGTTAACATCAGTGATTTGTGAAATATGGTTTGCTGTATCTTGGATATTGGATCAGTTTCCGAAATGGTCTCCGATTATGCGAGAGACATACCTTGATCGATTGTCCCTGAG GTATgagaaagaaggaaagccaTCCGAATTGGCTAATATAGACATATTTGTAGGTACGGTAGATCCGATGAAAGAACCACCACTTATCACTGCAAATACGGTTTTGTCCATCCTTGCTGTAGACTATCCGGTTGACAAAATTACATGCTATGTCTCGGATGATGGTGCTGCCATGCTTACTTTTGAAGCCCTCTCTGAGACATCAGAGTTTGCACGTAAGTGGGTCCCATTCTGTAAGAGGTTCAACATTGAGCCACGAGCCCCAGAATGGTATTTTTATCAGAAAGTTGActatttgaaagataaattgaaTCCAACATTTATAAGAGAACGGCGTGCAATGAAG AGAGAATATGAAGAGTTTAAAGTTCGGATTAATGGGTTGGTAACCGTGGCACAAAAGGTTCCTGAGGAGGGGTGGACAATGCAGGATGGGACTCCATGGCCTGGGAACAATGTCAGGGATCATCCTGGAATGATCCAG GTTTTCCTTGGTCAAAATGGTGTTCTTGATATAGAAGGAAATGAATTACCTCGCTTGATTTATGTATCTCGTGAGAAGAGACCAGGATTTGATCACCACAAAAAGGCTGGGGCCATGAATGCTTTG ATCGATATGAAAGGATTAGATGGGATCCAAGGACCAATTTATGTTGGAACTGGGTGTGTTTTCAATAGGCTGGCACTCTATGGATATGATGCGCCAATGAAGAAGAAACCTCCTGGGAAGACATGTAATTGTTGGCCAAAATCGTGCTGCTTCTGCCATGGATCtagaaagaagaacaagaaaaagaagtccGATGACAAAAAGCAGTTGAAAAACAGGGAGGCTTCAAGTCAGATGCATGCACTAGAGAATATTGAGAAGGGAATTGAAG GAATAGATAATGAAAAATCATCCCTAATGCCCCtaatgaaatttgataaaaaatttggACAATCGCCTGTCTTCATAGCTTCTACACTAATGGAAGATAGAGAGGTTCCAAATGGAGCAAGTTCTGCATCTCTATTGAAAGAAGCAATCCATGTCATTAGTTGTAGTTATGAAGATAAAACAGAATGGGGAAAAGAG GTTGGGTGGATATATGGCTCTGTTACCGAGGATGTACTAACAGGCTTCAAGATGCACTGCCATGGCTGGAGATCAGTGTATTGCATGCCAAAAAGGCCTGCATTTAAGGGTTCAGCTCCTATAAACCTTTCAGATCGACTACACCAAGTTCTGGGGTGGGCCCTGGGATCCGTTGAGATTTTCTTCAGCAGACATTGTCCGATATGGTATGGATATGGGTGCGGCTTGAAAGGGTTGGAGCGCTTTTCTTATATCAATTTAGTTGTTTATCCTTTGACATCAATTCCTTTGCTTGCTTATTGTACCTTGCCGGCTATCTGCCTCTTTACTGGAAAGTTCATCATTCCGGAG aTAAGCAACTATGCTAGTCTTGTTTTCATGGCCCTCTTCGTATCCATAGCTGCAACTGGTATCCTTGAGATGCAGTGGGGAGGAGTCAGCATACACGACTGGTGGAGGAATGAACAATTCTGGGTTATTGGCAGTGTCTCATCACACCTATTTGCTCTTTTCCAAGGCTTGCTTAAGGTTTTGGCTGGGGTTAACACAAACCACACCGTTACATCTAAAGCTGCAGACGATGGAGAGTTTTTTGAACTCTACCTCTTCAAGTGGACATCTTTGTTGATCCCTCCAATGTCCTTGCTGATCATAAACATAATCGGAGTTGTAGTTGGGGTCTCAGATGTCATCAATAATGGTTATGATTCATGGGGTCCACTCTTTGGTAAACTGTTTTTTGCACTATGGGTCATTATCCATCTTTACCCATTTCTTAAGGGGCTGATGGGGAAACAGGACAGGGTTCCCACCATTGTTGTGGTCTGGGCAATCCTCCTAGCATCAATCTTCTCCCTTTTATGGGTCCGAATCAACCCGTTTCTGTCAAAAGGCGATATTGTACTAGAAGTTTGTGGTTTGGATTGTGACTAA